Genomic window (Pirellulales bacterium):
TAGCCGCCGCTCGGTCTGTTTTTTGCCATCACGAAAGCGAAACAACTCTTCGCGATCATCGAACTTACGCCAGCCTTCGATGTCACGGTACTGGCTAGGGTCGTCTGGATTGATGTCGAACACGAACACGTCGCCCAGATCAGGGGCATTGACCGTCATGCACCAAGCGCTGGTGTCGCTGCGCCCCATGCTGATGAACGGCAATCCGCAGAAACCCGCGCCCATCACGTTGTAGTCGGGGCCGACCAGATGCTGCTCGTACCAGCGATAGAATCCTAGGAACGGCAGATGTGGATCCATCGACAGTTGCGCGGCGCCCGTGGCTGAGCGCTGCGGTGCGATGACGAACTGGTTCGATCCAAACAAGGCGCGACGATTATCGACCACGGCAGTCACCTTGGCCGCGTTGAACTTGACGCCGGCGCCATCGAGATCGTGAAAGCAATGCGCCAGCGTGAACTGCTCGTCGACAAACAGGGCAAACCGCATCACGTCCTGTGGACGAATTGGTTCGATCCAGGGCGGCGCTTGATCTCGATTTTCCTTGACCCAATCATTGACTCCTGCGGCATAGGCGGCAACTTGCATCTGGTGCTCAACTGGAAGCCGATCGTACGAAGCGTCTCCTTGGGCGGGCAGATCAAACGCGCGCACCAGATAATCAGTGCCCAGGCCCGCGATGCCCTCAAACTCGGCGCTGCGCCCGGCGGCGCGGAGGAAATTTTTGGCGACCAACTCAATTTGATCTTCCGCCTGACAATAGCCGGCGCCATAGCAAAGATCGCGGGCGCGTGAGGCAATGATGTGCGGCACTCCGTAGGTATCACGCACGATCTTGACCTTTCCCTCTGAGGGAGGATCGTAGGCTGTCCAATCGGCGCTGCGCGCCACGGCCGAAAACGACACTGCGAACACAGCCACCGCCAGACGAAGCTGAAACATGGTCGTCCCTCCAGCGAACGCGCAATGAACCAACTTTGCATTGCTGCGAAATCAACTGCAGATGCAATCGAGCAGCATGCGCGAGTTCCAGAGGGAAATCAACCAAACCGTCACGTCGATCTCGTGCCGTGCCCGCTCAGCGCGGGCCGTCGGCCGATTGGCGCGCCAACCGAGTCGACTCTTGTCCCTCGCGGATGTGCCGCGAAAAGTCGGGCGAGTCGCGATACAGATACGCCAGATAGTTCACCCGCGACCGCTCCCGCGTCTGCTCAAACGACAGCGTTGTGTCGAGCAGTCCCAGATTGTACGCCAGGCGATCGGAGTGCCCTGGCAGCAGCACGTCCCACCCATACGGCACGCGGTTGGGGACCAACTCGTTGATGTGCTGGCGGATGTTCGTGGTGCAGTTGTTGGTGATCGTGTTGTAGAACTCGGGATCGTCGCGCAGCTTGTTCGCCCGCCGCAGCACATTGGCGAACATCTGCTGCGCCTGCTCGGGCGTGGCCTTGGTGGGATACAAATACACCCCGTCCATACGATAGTTCGAGCGCAGTCGCACCAGGTCGCGTTCGTCGCCGATCACGTACATGATCTCGTACATCGGCAACATCGCCAGCACGGGCTGATAGGTGTCGCCCACGCGCTTGCGCACCTCAACGCTGAGCGCAATCTGCGTGCCGTCGTCGACACCAAAGCTGAGCATGGTGTGCGCCAGACTCGGAATCTCGGCGAACGGCACCACGATGAAGTCGACGCTTTGCACCTGCGACAGGTCGATGCGGCGATCGTAGTGTCGCACCTCGTAGTCCTCGGTCGTGCGATAGTCGCAGTTGCGAATGTTGTGAATCGTGATCTGGCTCCCCGCGATGTCGGCATAGCTCAACACCGCCTGATCGGGCGACCAGTTGGCGGTGTTGGTCGGCGTGCCCAAGGCCGCGCAGCCCGACAGACAGCCGGCCAGCGCGACAATCAGCAGCAGCCGAAATCCAAGACGCATCGAGAGCCGCGATGGTGGGACCGTGAAGATTTCTGGTCGGCTATCCCGCGCGATTGGCGCGGGCCGCCACGTGGCTCGATTGTCGGCGGTTTGCGGGTCAGAACTTGAACGAATCGCGGCGGATTAGCGCTGCTCCGGCGACTTCCCCGCCAAACGCCGCATCAGCAACGGCTGAAAGCCATCCAGCGGCTGATAGCAGTAGATTGCTTGCCGTCCCTTGCTGTCGTGCGGCGTGACCAACAGATAGGGTTTGGTCTTGCGCGGGTCGCGGTCGTCGGTGGCCGTTTCGATGCGCACGCTCGCCGGCTCAGATTTGATCAGCGCCGGGTGCGTGACCCAGCCCACCGCCAGCGTGTCGAAGGGATTGAATCCGCGCGGGCTGATGCCACGCTCCCAGCGCTCGATCCAGTATTGCGAGGTGTCGGCGATCCACTCGCCCGAGCCCCCCGTGGCGCGCAAACGCGCCAGGTCGTCGCGGGCGATCCAGACCTGCGACGACACCTCCCACGGCGCGAGGGTCAGCGGCGCCGGCGAATCGAGGATCACCTGCATCGCCTCCGGATCGTTCTCGAAATTGAAGTCGCGGTGCGGCACACGCTGCGACTCGCTGGAGATAAACTTCTGTCCTGGCCGGCACCCGGCGACAACGACGATGCGCTCGATTCTGGGCGTCAGCTCGGGGCGCCGCTTGAGCAACGTGCCGACGTTGGTCACCGGCCCCAAGGCGAGAATCGTGAGCTTTCTCTCGCCGAGCGCCGCCGCCAACGCGCGGACGGCCTCGTTGTCTTCTCCCAATTCTCTGCTCGCCGCCGCACCCGGATGAATCGCGAGTCCCGCGGGGCCGAACTTTTTCAGCACCTCGCGCGCAATCCGCGTGGCGTCGGCCAACGGCGCGTTGCCATAGACCGTGCTGATGCCGCGAATCGTCAGTTCGGGCGAGTGAAACGCCTGGATCAGCGCCAGACCATCGTCCACGTCGCTGATGCCGGTTGAAGTATCGACATCCAGCCATACATCGACCGGCGCCGCCGCGCGGATGGCGGGAGCGCCGAGGGCAACTAGCGCCAACCAACCAAGCGCAGGCAGCATCAAGCGTGGTCCCACAATCGCCTCCAATCATTGTTCAACAAGGCGTCGCGCGAACGGCCGAGCAGCGCGGCGCGAAAGCCATCGCTCGGCGGAATCGGCAACTGGGCAACGCCGATCAACCGCCGCATCACCTCGCAGGCCGCGAAGCGCGCCAGCCAGACGCCGTCGGGCGCCAAGCGCTCGGCCGACCGGCGACAATACTGATCGAGCAGGCGCTCGGGCAAGTCGATCGGTTGCCGTGCCAGCGCCAAGTGC
Coding sequences:
- a CDS encoding penicillin acylase family protein; protein product: MFQLRLAVAVFAVSFSAVARSADWTAYDPPSEGKVKIVRDTYGVPHIIASRARDLCYGAGYCQAEDQIELVAKNFLRAAGRSAEFEGIAGLGTDYLVRAFDLPAQGDASYDRLPVEHQMQVAAYAAGVNDWVKENRDQAPPWIEPIRPQDVMRFALFVDEQFTLAHCFHDLDGAGVKFNAAKVTAVVDNRRALFGSNQFVIAPQRSATGAAQLSMDPHLPFLGFYRWYEQHLVGPDYNVMGAGFCGLPFISMGRSDTSAWCMTVNAPDLGDVFVFDINPDDPSQYRDIEGWRKFDDREELFRFRDGKKQTERRLPVRRTALGPVVAQHDGKAYVFALPWTESANRVRQFRDMAQAKSVGEFRDALRSLDLVMFNIAYADAAGDIFYISNGRIPKRDDRISSHDVRPGHESWARWQGFHSLEELPQVLNPPCGYVLNTNSGPQNVCP
- a CDS encoding nucleoside hydrolase, with the translated sequence MLPALGWLALVALGAPAIRAAAPVDVWLDVDTSTGISDVDDGLALIQAFHSPELTIRGISTVYGNAPLADATRIAREVLKKFGPAGLAIHPGAAASRELGEDNEAVRALAAALGERKLTILALGPVTNVGTLLKRRPELTPRIERIVVVAGCRPGQKFISSESQRVPHRDFNFENDPEAMQVILDSPAPLTLAPWEVSSQVWIARDDLARLRATGGSGEWIADTSQYWIERWERGISPRGFNPFDTLAVGWVTHPALIKSEPASVRIETATDDRDPRKTKPYLLVTPHDSKGRQAIYCYQPLDGFQPLLMRRLAGKSPEQR
- a CDS encoding DUF4105 domain-containing protein yields the protein MRLGFRLLLIVALAGCLSGCAALGTPTNTANWSPDQAVLSYADIAGSQITIHNIRNCDYRTTEDYEVRHYDRRIDLSQVQSVDFIVVPFAEIPSLAHTMLSFGVDDGTQIALSVEVRKRVGDTYQPVLAMLPMYEIMYVIGDERDLVRLRSNYRMDGVYLYPTKATPEQAQQMFANVLRRANKLRDDPEFYNTITNNCTTNIRQHINELVPNRVPYGWDVLLPGHSDRLAYNLGLLDTTLSFEQTRERSRVNYLAYLYRDSPDFSRHIREGQESTRLARQSADGPR